Part of the Candidatus Cybelea sp. genome is shown below.
CGTCATTATCACGTAACGCTCTTGAGCGATCGAACGCTGATCGAGCTGTTGGGCGAGCTCGACCTCGAGAGCGAGCTGCGCTGGAATACGCCGGGCACGGGCTTTTTCGTAGACGGCTCGATGCATTCGTTCTCGGGAACCCTCGACTACTTAAAGTTCCCGCCGCTCTCGCTGGTACAGAAGGCGCGGTTGGGCGGAACGATCGTTCACGCGTCGCGAATCAAGAATTGGGAGCCGCTGGAACGAATTACGGCGGTCGACTGGCTCACCCGCCTCTGCGGACGCGGCACCGTCGAACGCATTTGGCTTCCGCTTCTCCGAGCGAAGCTCGGGCCTCACGCGCATCGCGCCTCCGCGGCGTTCATTTGGGCGATCATCGCGCGAATGTACGCGGCGCGCTCGAGCGGCGTCGGGCGGGAGCGCTTCGGCTACGTCGCGGGGGGATACGATCGGACGCTGCGCCGGTTCGAACAACGCCTCGCGGCCCGCGGCGTCACCCTGCGCACTTCCTGCCCGGTGCAGGCCGTCGAGGCGTTGCCCGACGGCGTCGGCATCGCAACGGCTTCCGAGCTCCTGCGCTTCGACAAAGTCGTCGTCACGCTCGCCGCGCCGCTGGCGGCGCGTATCTGTCCGACGCTGAGCGCCCGCGAGCGCGCACTTTGCGCGGGCGTGGAATATCAAGGCATCGTCTGCGCCTCCGCGCTGATCGACTCGCCGCTGACTTCGTATTACATCACGAACATCGCCGACGCGACGGTGCCGTTTACCGCGGTCATCGAAATGACCGCCCTGGTCGACCGCGAGGAATTCAACGGCAAGTCGCTCGTGTATCTTCCCAAGTACGTGGCCTCGGACGACCCGGCGCTGCGGCTTTCCGACGAAGAGATCGAGGATTCATTCTTGACCGCGCTTTCACGTATGCACCCGCACTTCTCACGAAGCCAAGTTCGCGCGTTCCGGGTCTCGCGCGTGCCGCACGTCTTTCCGATCCCGACGCTGGACTATTCGAGCCGGCTCCCGCCAGTAGAGACCAGCATTCCGGGGCTCTTCATGGCGAGCAGCGCCAACATCGTCAACGGCACGCTCAACGTCAACGAAACGGTGCGCTTGGCCAAGCGTCTTCTTCCTGCGCTGCGCGCGGAATCGCCGACGCAGCAGCCGCAGGCGGTCGCCGTATGATGCGGGCTTCGCTCTCGCTCGACCTCGACAACAAGTGGTCGTACATGAAGACTCACGGGAATCCCGGGTGGACCGACTTTCCAACGTATCTGCCGCAGCTCGTGCCGGCGGTGCTCGACATTCTCGATCAGATGAAGCTGCGCATTACCTTCTTCATCGTGGGACAAGACGCGGAGCGCCCGGAGAACGCCGAAGTGCTCGCCGAGATCGCGCGCCGCGGACACGAGATCGGAAATCACTCGCACCACCACGAGCCGTGGATGCATCGCCGTGGGCGCTTGGAGATCGACGACGAGCTTCGCCGCGCCGAAGAGGCGATCGAACGCGTAACCGGCGTCCGGCCGCGCGGCTTTCGCGGACCCGGGTTTACCCGCTCCGAGACGATCTTAGAGACGCTCGTCTCCCGGGGCTACCTCTACGACGCCTCGTCGCTTGCGACGTTTATCGGTCCCCTGGCGCGAGCGTACTATTTCCGCAGTGCGAAACTCAGCGCAAAGGACCGCGCGGAGCGCGAGGATCTCTTCGGAAGCTTCGCCGATGGCTTCCGCCGCAACTCGCAGCACCGGATCGAGCTATCGAACGGACCGATCGCAGAGATCCCGGTCACGACCTTTCCGCTGGCAAAGATCCCGATCCACGTCTCCTACGTCCTCTATATCGCGATGATCTCCCCGGCGCTGGCTCGTGCCTATTTCGAAGCGGCGATGACCGCCTGCAAGCTGACCCGCACCGAGCCGTCGATTCTGCTGCATCCGCTGGATTTTCTCACGGCCGCGGACGCGCCCGAGCTGCGCTTCTTTCCGGCGATGAGCATGAATCCCGAGGTGAAGCGACGGGTGGCGCTCGATTCGATCGCTGCGCTGGCGAAGCACTTTGACGTTAAACCGATGAAAGACGTAGTGAACCTTTGCTCGCCGGCTGCCGTTACTAGAAGGAGGGAGAGTCCTACCACATTCTAACCGACCGCTCGCTCGTTTAGTCGGGTTTTCCGACCGCTAGCTTGCAACCGATAGGAGGCGTGCGCTAGAATGGGGGCTCGCTCGCTGGGCTAGACGGCGCGACTTTTTGTCGTGGCTCCGGAAAGGATGTGTTGATGCGGGATCTCGAGCGAGGGGTGACCTCGATCTCGCCCGCTGGTTTCGACGGATTCGACGCCTCTCGTAAGAGACGGCTCGATGCTTCGTTGCGACAGACCGCCCGCGCCGCATCCGCCGTCGGCTGGGCAATCGGCGTCTTCGATTCAGAACAAGATTTAGTGGCGTTCGACACATCGGACGCGGG
Proteins encoded:
- a CDS encoding polysaccharide deacetylase family protein, whose product is MMRASLSLDLDNKWSYMKTHGNPGWTDFPTYLPQLVPAVLDILDQMKLRITFFIVGQDAERPENAEVLAEIARRGHEIGNHSHHHEPWMHRRGRLEIDDELRRAEEAIERVTGVRPRGFRGPGFTRSETILETLVSRGYLYDASSLATFIGPLARAYYFRSAKLSAKDRAEREDLFGSFADGFRRNSQHRIELSNGPIAEIPVTTFPLAKIPIHVSYVLYIAMISPALARAYFEAAMTACKLTRTEPSILLHPLDFLTAADAPELRFFPAMSMNPEVKRRVALDSIAALAKHFDVKPMKDVVNLCSPAAVTRRRESPTTF
- a CDS encoding NAD(P)/FAD-dependent oxidoreductase; this translates as MSRFGIVGGGMLGMTLAWELSKEGHEVTIFEGGPRCGGLAAPWQLGDVVWDRHYHVTLLSDRTLIELLGELDLESELRWNTPGTGFFVDGSMHSFSGTLDYLKFPPLSLVQKARLGGTIVHASRIKNWEPLERITAVDWLTRLCGRGTVERIWLPLLRAKLGPHAHRASAAFIWAIIARMYAARSSGVGRERFGYVAGGYDRTLRRFEQRLAARGVTLRTSCPVQAVEALPDGVGIATASELLRFDKVVVTLAAPLAARICPTLSARERALCAGVEYQGIVCASALIDSPLTSYYITNIADATVPFTAVIEMTALVDREEFNGKSLVYLPKYVASDDPALRLSDEEIEDSFLTALSRMHPHFSRSQVRAFRVSRVPHVFPIPTLDYSSRLPPVETSIPGLFMASSANIVNGTLNVNETVRLAKRLLPALRAESPTQQPQAVAV